One Setaria italica strain Yugu1 chromosome II, Setaria_italica_v2.0, whole genome shotgun sequence DNA segment encodes these proteins:
- the LOC101769953 gene encoding 2-hydroxyisoflavanone dehydratase, which produces MMRALCHKIRAIPYCHRTELRILSTPWIPATWPGSIGYGIDFPSRKNPSYLRKPASVSTKATPAPSSMVMEPTADEVAFESPAHFRIYKSGKIERLNRPPVLPAGLDEATGVTSKDVVLDAETGLSARLYLPKLQEPSKKLPVVVYIHGGAFLLESADSATYHTYVNPLAAAAGVLVVSVSYRLAPEHPLPAAYEDSWAALRWAASAQDEWIAEHGDVARLFLAGDSAGANIVHDMLLRASGDGGPRVEGAIMLHPWFGGNTPIEGEPEGASAATVGLWTYACPGAVGGADDPRMNPLAPGAPALEKLGCARMLVCAGKKDPLYVRDRAYYEAVSASAWPGDVDWLESEEEEHVFFLPKPECENAKKLLDRVVAFIAGA; this is translated from the coding sequence ATGATGCGAGCTCTTTGCCACAAGATCAGAGCAATTCCATACTGTCATAGGACCGAGCTCCGGATTTTGTCCACGCCATGGATTCCAGCGACTTGGCCGGGTTCAATTGGCTATGGAATTGATTTTCCATCCCGGAAAAATCCATCGTATCTTCGGAAGCCTGCCAGTGTCTCCACCAAGGCCACGCCGGCACCTTCCTCCATGGTCATGGAGCCCACCGCGGACGAGGTGGCCTTCGAGTCCCCGGCGCACTTCCGCATCTACAAGAGCGGCAAGATCGAGCGCCTGAACAGGCCTCCGGTTCTCCCCGCCGGCCTCGACGAGGCCACCGGAGTCACCTCCAAGGACGTCGTCCTGGACGCCGAAACCGGCCTCTCAGCTCGCCTCTACCTCCCGAAGCTCCAGGAGCCGTCCAAGAAGCTCCCCGTCGTCGTGTACATCCACGGCGGCGCGTTCCTGCTCGAGTCAGCCGACTCCGCCACGTACCACACCTACGTGAACCCactagcagcggcggcgggcgtccTCGTGGTGTCCGTGAGCTACCGCCTGGCGCCGGAGCACCCTCTCCCGGCGGCCTACGAGGACTCCTGGGCCGCGCTGCGGTGGGCGGCATCGGCGCAGGACGAGTGGATCGCCGAGCACGGCGACGTGGCGCGGCTCTTCCTCGCCGGCGACAGCGCCGGCGCCAACATCGTGCACGACATGCTGCTGAGGGcgtccggcgacggcgggccgCGCGTCGAGGGCGCCATCATGCTCCACCCGTGGTTCGGCGGGAACACGCCCATCGAGGGAGAGCCGGAGGGCGCTTCAGCGGCGACCGTTGGGCTCTGGACGTACGCGTGCCCGGGAGCGGTCGGCGGCGCCGATGACCCGAGGATGAACCCGCTGGcgcccggcgcgccggcgctggAGAAGCTCGGGTGCGCGAGAATGCTGGTGTGCGCCGGGAAGAAGGACCCGCTCTACGTGAGGGACCGCGCGTACTACGAAGCCGTGTCGGCCAGCGCGTGGCCCGGGGACGTGGACTGGCTCGagtccgaggaggaggagcacgtcttcttccttccgaAGCCCGAGTGCGAGAACGCCAAGAAGCTCCTGGACCGCGTCGTGGCCTTCATAGCCGGAGCCTGA
- the LOC101771410 gene encoding tuliposide A-converting enzyme 1, chloroplastic: MDPDNDEVVFDAPEHLRIYKSGRIDRFHRPVLVAAGVDDDDSGVASKDVVIDSVTGLSVRLFLPKLQGPSAKKLPVLVYFHGGGFIIESARSATYHNYLTSLAAAAGVLAVSVDYRLAPEHRLPAAYDDCWTALRWAASARDDDWLAEHGDSSRVFVAGDSAGGNIVHNVLMRASSADNASRIEGAVLLHPFFGGSTAIEGEPERAVVITAKVWAFACPDAAGGADDPRINPTAPGAAAGLESLGCERLLVCAAAKDWLVARDRAYYDAVAASAWPGSAAWLESEGVGHVFFLMKPECENAKRLMDRIVAFIAGS; encoded by the coding sequence ATGGACCCGGACAACGACGAGGTGGTGTTCGACGCCCCGGAGCACTTGCGCATCTACAAGAGCGGCAGGATAGATCGTTTCCACCGACCAGTGCTCGTGGCCGCGGGTGTCGACGACGATGACAGCGGCGTCGCCTCCAAGGACGTCGTCATCGACTCCGTCACCGGCCTCTCCGTGCGCCTCTTCTTGCCCAAGCTCCAAGGACCTTCCGCCAAGAAGCTCCCCGTCCTCGTCtacttccacggcggcgggtTCATCATCGAGTCCGCGAGGTCCGCCACGTACCACAACTACCtcacctccctcgccgccgcggccggtgtCCTCGCGGTGTCCGTCGACTACCGCCTCGCCCCCGAGCACCGGCTACCCGCGGCCTACGACGACTGCTGGACCGCGCTCCGGTGGGCGGCGTCCGCGCGGGACGACGACTGGCTCGCCGAGCACGGCGACTCGTCCCGCGTCTTCGTCGCCGGCGACAGCGCGGGCGGCAACATCGTGCACAACGTGCTGATGAGGGCGTCGTCCGCGGACAACGCGTCGAGGATCGAGGGCGCGGTCCTGCTCCACCCGTTCTTCGGCGGGAGCACGGCCATCGAGGGGGAGCCGGAGCGCGCGGTGGTGATCACGGCGAAGGTGTGGGCGTTCGCGTGCCccgacgcggccggcggcgcggacgacCCGAGGATCAACCCGACGGCGCCGGGCGCTGCAGCGGGGCTGGAGAGCCTCGGGTGCGAGCGGTTGCTGGTGTGCGCGGCGGCGAAGGACTGGCTAGTGGCGAGGGACCGCGCGTACTACGACGCCGTGGCGGCCAGCGCGTGGCCCGGGAGCGCGGCGTGGCTCGAGTCCGAGGGGGTGGGCCACGTCTTCTTCCTGATGAAGCCCGAGTGCGAGAACGCCAAGCGGCTCATGGACCGCATCGTGGCCTTCATAGCCGGGTCCTGA
- the LOC101771808 gene encoding ruvB-like 2, which yields MAELKRLAESRDLTRIERIGAHSHIRGLGLDSSLEARDASEGMVGQLPARRAAGLILQLIRQGKIAGRAVLLAGQPGTGKTALAMGIAKSLGAETPFASVAASELFSLDLSKTEALTQAFRRAIGVRIKEEAEIIEGEVVEISIDRPLSAAAGSAAPSGATAPGKTGRLTLKTTDMETVYELGGKMIEALGKEKVQSGDVVALDKASGKVTKLGRSIGRSRDYDAVGPHTKFVKCPEGELQKRKEVVHCVTLHEIDVINSRTQGFLALFTGDTGEIRAEVREQIDTKVAEWREEGKAEIVPGVLFIDEVHMLDIECFSFLNRALENDMAPILVIATNRGITSIRGTNYRSPHGIPPDFLDRLLIITTQPYTEDDIRKILDIRCDEEDVEMSADAKVLLTKIGVETSLRYAIHLITSAALACQKRKGKVVEMEDISRVYQLFLDVKRSTQYLMEYQSQYMFNEVPGEADGDDAMQS from the exons ATGGCGGAGCTAAAGCGGCTTGCGGAGAGCCGCGACCTGACGCGGATCGAGCGCATCGGGGCGCACTCCCACATCCGGGGGCTGGGGCTGGACTCCTCCCTCGAGGCCCGCGACGCCTCGGAGGGCATGGTCGGGCAgctccccgcgcgccgcgccgcggggctCATCCTCCAGCTCATACGCCAGGGGAagatcgccggccgcgccgtcctcctcgcGGGCCAGCCCGGCACCGGCAAGACCGCGCTCGCCATGGGCATCGCCAAGTCGCTCGGCGCCGAGACGCCcttcgcctccgtcgccgcctccgagcTCTTCTCCCTAGACCTCTCCAAGACCGAGGCGCTCACGCAGGCCTTCCGCCGCGCCATCGGCGTCCGCAtcaaggaggaggcggagatcATCGAGGGCGAGGTCGTCGAGATCTCCATCGACCGCCCtttgtccgccgccgccggctcggcCGCGCCGTCCGGTGCTACTGCGCCCGGAAAGACCGGGCGGCTCACGCTCAAGACCACGGACATGGAGACGGTGTACGAGCTTGGGGGAAAGATGATTGAGGCTCTTGGTAAAGAGAAGGTGCAGAGCGGTGATGTGGTTGCGCTTGACAAGGCCTCCGGGAAGGTTACAAAACTTGGCCGCTCCATTGGTAGGTCGCGGGATTATGATGCTGTTGGCCCGCACACCAAGTTTGTCAAGTGTCCTGAGGGTGAGCTCCAGAAGCGCAAGGAAGTTGTGCATTGTGTCACCTTACACGAGATTGATGTCATCAATAGCAG GACACAGGGTTTTCTTGCATTGTTCACTGGTGATACTGGTGAAATTCGTGCAGAGGTCCGAGAGCAGATTGACACAAAAGTTGCAGAGtggagagaggaagggaaggcTGAGATTGTTCCTGGCGTTCTGTTTATTGATGAAGTACACATGCTGGATATTGAATGCTTCTCCTTCCTAAACCGTGCATTGGAAAACGATATGGCTCCAATCCTAGTCATTGCGACGAACCGAGGGATCACATCCATCCGTGGGACGAACTACCGGTCACCACATGGGATACCACCAGACTTCCTCGACCGCCTCTTGATCATCACGACACAGCCCTACACGGAGGATGATATCCGCAAGATCCTGGACATCAGGTGCGATGAGGAGGATGTGGAGATGTCTGCAGATGCCAAGGTCCTGCTCACAAAGATTGGTGTGGAGACCTCCTTGAGGTACGCTATCCACCTGATCACCTCTGCTGCACTAGCCTGCCAGAAGCGCAAGGGCaaggtggtggagatggaggatATTAGCCGGGTGTACCAGCTCTTTCTGGACGTGAAGAGATCGACGCAGTACCTGATGGAGTACCAGAGCCAGTACATGTTCAATGAAGTTCCAGGAGAAGCAGATGGAGATGATGCCATGCAGTCCTAG
- the LOC101769546 gene encoding probable tuliposide A-converting enzyme b6, amyloplastic, whose protein sequence is MEPAADEIAIESPAHFRLYKSGRIERLNRPPVLPAGLDEATGVTSKDVVLDPETGLSVRLYLPKVGQEPSKKLPVLVFFHGGGFMLESAGSATYHTYVNPLAAAAGVLVVSVCYRLAPEHPLPAAYEDSWAALQWAASARDEWIAEHGDVARLFLAGDSAGANIVHDMLLRASGNGGPSIEGAIMLHPWFGGSTLIEGESEVAAAITAGLWVYACPDAVGGVDDPRMNPLAPGAPSLEKLGCARMLVCAGNKDGLYARGRAYYEAVAASAWPGDVAWHESDGEEHVFFLPKPECENAKQLMDRVVAFIAGA, encoded by the coding sequence ATGGAGCCGGCCGCAGACGAGATAGCCATCGAGTCCCCGGCGCACTTCCGCCTCTACAAGAGTGGAAGGATCGAGCGCCTGAACCGGCCTCCggtcctccccgccggcctcgaCGAGGCCACCGGCGTCACCTCCAAGGACGTCGTCCTGGACCCCGAAACCGGCCTGTCAGTGCGCCTCTACCTCCCAAAGGTCGGCCAGGAGCCGTCCAAGAAGCTCCCCGTCCTCGTCTTCTTCCACGGCGGCGGGTTCATGCTCGAGTCAGCCGGCTCTGCCACGTACCACACCTACGTCaaccccctcgccgccgcggcgggcgtcCTCGTGGTGTCCGTGTGCTACCGCCTGGCCCCCGAGCACCCGCTCCCGGCTGCCTACGAGGACTCCTGGGCCGCGCTCCAgtgggcggcgtcggcgcgggaCGAGTGGATCGCCGAGCACGGCGACGTGGCTcgcctcttcctcgccggcgaCAGCGCCGGCGCCAACATCGTGCACGACATGCTGCTGAGGGCGTCCGGCAACGGCGGCCCGAGCATCGAGGGCGCCATCATGCTCCACCCGTGGTTCGGCGGGAGCACGCTCATCGAGGGGGAGTCGGAGGTCGCCGCAGCGATCACCGCCGGGCTCTGGGTTTACGCGTGCCCGGACGCggtcggcggcgtcgacgacccGAGGATGAACCCGCTGGCGCCCGGCGCGCCGTCGCTGGAGAAGCTCGGGTGCGCGAGGATGCTGGTGTGCGCCGGCAACAAGGACGGGCTCTACGCGAGGGGCCGCGCGTACTACGAGGCCGTGGCGGCGAGCGCGTGGCCCGGGGACGTGGCGTGGCACGAGTCCGACGGGGAGGAGcacgtcttcttcctcccgaaGCCCGAGTGCGAGAACGCCAAGCAGCTCATGGACCGCGTCGTGGCCTTCATAGCCGGGGCCTGA